In the genome of Xanthocytophaga agilis, one region contains:
- a CDS encoding ABC transporter permease, which produces MRIISLIIQREYLVRVRKKSFLIMTILGPVLLACIYIVPAYLMLREGEKRTIAVIDESGLFSQSFENNKNISFAPINTSLAVAKEQVRQDKYYAVLYIPKSILDKTHNREVELFSKKGASIEVEDKVQETIQKKIQDLQLKQANIDTDLLKQIESYEIAVNTANLEEEKEQESNVIASSIVGYISAFIIYISIFLYGVQVMRGILEEKTNRIVEVMISSVKPFQLMMGKIIGIALVGLTQFLLWLLLGFGIIYGTAQTLGIDQQTMMQQVENRQPGLSQLKEVQKKPGLQAKDIYKGLATINFTKIIACLLFYFLFGYLMYSALFAAVGAASDADTDTQQFMFPISVPLIFSIVIATYIVQNPDSSIAFWTSIIPLTSPIIMLIRLPFNPPLWEIGLSMALLVGGFLGTTWLAARIYRVGILMYGKKVSYKELSKWLFYKG; this is translated from the coding sequence ATGAGAATCATCTCCCTGATTATACAACGCGAATACCTGGTACGTGTCCGCAAAAAGTCTTTTCTAATCATGACAATATTAGGTCCTGTTCTCCTTGCATGTATTTACATTGTTCCAGCCTATCTGATGTTACGTGAAGGAGAAAAAAGAACCATTGCTGTCATCGACGAGAGTGGTTTGTTTAGCCAAAGCTTTGAAAACAACAAAAATATTAGCTTTGCTCCTATCAATACATCTTTGGCAGTTGCAAAGGAACAAGTTCGACAGGATAAGTATTACGCAGTACTCTACATCCCAAAATCTATTTTGGATAAAACGCATAATCGGGAAGTTGAACTTTTTTCCAAAAAAGGTGCCAGCATTGAAGTCGAAGATAAAGTACAGGAAACTATCCAAAAAAAGATACAGGATTTACAATTGAAACAAGCCAATATAGATACAGATTTGTTAAAACAGATTGAATCGTATGAAATAGCTGTCAATACCGCCAATCTGGAGGAAGAAAAAGAACAGGAGAGCAATGTAATCGCCTCTTCTATTGTTGGATATATATCAGCCTTCATCATCTATATATCTATATTCCTTTATGGTGTACAAGTAATGCGAGGCATTCTGGAAGAAAAGACTAACCGAATTGTAGAAGTCATGATTTCTTCTGTTAAACCCTTTCAGTTAATGATGGGTAAGATCATTGGTATCGCATTGGTGGGCCTGACTCAGTTTCTTTTATGGTTATTACTAGGGTTTGGTATTATTTATGGAACAGCCCAAACTCTGGGTATAGATCAGCAAACCATGATGCAGCAAGTTGAAAATCGCCAACCTGGTCTATCACAATTGAAAGAGGTTCAAAAGAAACCTGGTTTGCAGGCAAAAGATATTTATAAAGGCTTGGCAACTATTAACTTTACCAAGATCATTGCTTGTCTGCTTTTTTACTTTCTTTTTGGCTATCTGATGTACAGTGCATTATTTGCAGCAGTCGGTGCCGCCTCTGATGCAGATACAGATACACAGCAGTTTATGTTTCCTATTAGCGTTCCACTTATCTTTTCTATTGTAATAGCTACCTATATTGTTCAGAATCCAGATAGCTCTATTGCCTTCTGGACATCGATAATTCCTCTTACTTCCCCTATTATTATGCTTATTCGACTGCCATTTAATCCACCGTTGTGGGAAATTGGTTTATCTATGGCTTTATTGGTGGGGGGATTTCTAGGTACAACCTGGCTGGCAGCTCGTATTTACAGAGTAGGAATTCTTATGTATGGAAAAAAGGTAAGCTACAAAGAGCTTTCAAAATGGCTTTTCTACAAGGGATAA
- a CDS encoding ABC transporter ATP-binding protein: protein MSLLSARHITKRYANHTALNDVSIEIPKGSIFGLLGPNGAGKTSLIRIITQITAPDKGEVLFAGEKLSPAHIKRIGYLPEERGLYKKMKVGEQLQYLAQLKGMTKREATDKLKQWFIKFDIKEWWNKNVEDLSKGMQQKVQFIATVLHEPELLILDEPFTGFDPVNANLIKDEIIQMKQNGCTIIFSTHRMESVEEMCNYIALIHQSQKILDGATKQIRRQYRTNTYVLEGEGSLGTLPPEFQLLDLQQLEENHIKASIKISNEASPNDLLQILIPQIQIHSFIENIPSMNDIFIRSVTGTGTTIEPSAITV, encoded by the coding sequence ATGAGTCTTCTCTCGGCACGCCATATTACGAAACGTTATGCAAACCACACCGCCCTTAATGATGTAAGCATTGAAATTCCCAAAGGCAGCATTTTTGGATTGCTAGGTCCCAATGGTGCAGGTAAAACCTCACTAATTCGCATCATTACACAAATCACCGCACCAGACAAAGGTGAAGTCCTGTTTGCAGGAGAAAAACTATCCCCTGCCCATATTAAGCGTATTGGATACCTGCCAGAAGAACGAGGCCTCTATAAGAAAATGAAAGTAGGCGAACAACTACAATATCTGGCACAACTCAAAGGTATGACGAAGCGAGAAGCGACAGATAAACTCAAACAATGGTTTATTAAATTTGATATAAAGGAATGGTGGAATAAAAATGTAGAAGACCTGTCAAAAGGGATGCAACAAAAGGTACAGTTTATTGCTACAGTACTACATGAGCCCGAGTTGTTAATACTGGATGAACCTTTCACTGGATTTGATCCGGTAAACGCCAATTTAATAAAAGATGAAATCATACAAATGAAACAAAATGGCTGTACCATCATCTTTTCAACCCACCGTATGGAATCGGTAGAAGAAATGTGTAACTACATCGCATTGATTCATCAGTCTCAAAAAATACTGGATGGAGCTACCAAACAAATTAGACGACAATACCGAACAAACACCTATGTACTAGAAGGAGAAGGCTCTCTGGGAACACTCCCGCCAGAATTTCAACTGCTCGATCTGCAACAACTCGAAGAAAATCATATAAAGGCATCAATTAAGATTTCTAATGAAGCTTCACCAAATGATTTATTGCAGATTCTGATACCACAAATTCAGATTCATTCATTCATTGAGAATATTCCTTCCATGAATGATATTTTTATCCGAAGTGTCACAGGAACGGGAACAACCATTGAACCATCTGCTATTACTGTTTGA
- a CDS encoding RNA polymerase sigma factor, protein MEPKLYTDSWIRQAQQGSQADFNRLVKYWYPRIYNFTYKYFADHDMAMDITQQTFITVHKNLSGLQSVEQFRSWLYRIATNCCHQESRKQKRKKMFSFSFWQRDSDNDKEISIDDRWVAEADVETERTEAAEYVLKALHQLPAEQRVVVIMKEYEGLKFREIAAALDVSENTVKSRMYYGLENMRKQLEKWKVTKDMIYF, encoded by the coding sequence TTGGAACCTAAACTTTACACTGATTCGTGGATACGTCAAGCCCAGCAAGGCAGCCAAGCGGACTTTAACCGGTTGGTGAAGTATTGGTATCCACGCATTTACAACTTCACTTATAAATATTTTGCTGACCATGATATGGCTATGGACATTACCCAGCAAACGTTTATAACTGTTCATAAAAATCTTTCCGGACTTCAATCGGTTGAGCAATTTCGTAGTTGGTTGTATCGGATTGCTACCAATTGTTGTCATCAGGAGAGTAGAAAGCAGAAACGAAAAAAAATGTTTTCATTTAGTTTCTGGCAACGGGATTCTGATAATGACAAAGAAATCTCTATTGATGACAGATGGGTTGCTGAAGCAGATGTAGAGACAGAGCGAACAGAAGCAGCAGAATATGTCCTAAAAGCATTACATCAATTGCCTGCTGAACAACGTGTAGTTGTGATTATGAAAGAATATGAGGGATTAAAATTCAGAGAAATTGCTGCTGCATTGGACGTATCCGAAAACACTGTTAAATCCAGAATGTATTATGGTCTGGAAAACATGCGGAAGCAATTGGAGAAATGGAAGGTAACCAAAGATATGATCTATTTCTAA
- a CDS encoding tetratricopeptide repeat protein, producing the protein MNKHLQAIILSFLCLHTIAQSNVKDSLLASLKRSGIEQRSFILMELAELYQTSDPDSSIVLAREGLALARHMKNADNIALSLYRIGVAHRMKGEYKKSEEYFLKSLEICKTINNEKLIAANLNSIGVAYVGLGIYSKALEFYLQALKKREEVHDWKGVAATLSNIGIVHTQQKNFSKAYNCHAQALKILHSIPDSHQDAATVLDNFAYLYKKQGNNAKALETYNKIYSTFMLVGDKIGVHSCLLNMADIYLEQGNSIKAYEYYSQGLHIAQELNAKDAIAQDLIGLSRVYTVTDKLIDGLAAADKALELAKESGAKQIVKEASLMLYKKHKELKNYNKALYYFEVAHAVDDSILVTENAKVGFTLQANYDLEKKHTQMASVHQIAQKALTKYAQQHYLFLGVLLGIGIIVYLLIRNILQERKIDQLLVKQKMSELAYLNAHKIRGPVASILGLVTLYNRANLADDFNQVVISHIDTSAKELDRMIHEVANKTQLVYQMHEQNGEKIEL; encoded by the coding sequence ATGAATAAACATTTACAGGCAATTATCCTTTCTTTTCTTTGTTTGCATACCATTGCGCAAAGTAATGTTAAAGATAGTTTGTTGGCATCCCTGAAAAGATCAGGGATTGAACAACGTAGCTTCATCCTCATGGAGTTAGCTGAATTATACCAAACTTCTGATCCTGATTCATCCATCGTGCTGGCTAGAGAAGGCTTGGCTCTGGCTCGTCATATGAAGAATGCCGACAATATTGCTTTGAGTCTTTATCGGATAGGAGTTGCGCATCGGATGAAAGGAGAATATAAAAAGTCAGAAGAATATTTTCTGAAATCACTCGAAATCTGTAAGACCATAAACAATGAAAAACTAATCGCTGCAAACTTAAACAGTATAGGCGTTGCCTATGTAGGGCTAGGGATATATAGTAAAGCACTGGAATTTTATCTACAGGCTTTGAAGAAAAGAGAAGAGGTACATGATTGGAAAGGTGTTGCAGCCACTCTAAGTAACATTGGTATTGTTCATACACAACAGAAGAATTTTTCCAAAGCCTACAATTGTCATGCACAAGCATTAAAGATACTTCATTCTATACCTGATTCTCATCAGGATGCAGCTACAGTCCTGGATAATTTTGCCTACTTATACAAAAAGCAGGGAAATAATGCAAAAGCATTGGAAACATATAATAAGATTTACAGTACATTCATGTTAGTAGGAGATAAGATAGGAGTACACTCTTGTTTATTGAATATGGCAGATATTTATTTGGAACAAGGTAATTCAATAAAGGCGTATGAATATTATTCTCAGGGATTACATATAGCCCAGGAACTAAATGCAAAAGATGCTATTGCTCAGGATTTGATTGGGTTATCGAGAGTTTATACTGTTACTGACAAACTTATTGACGGATTAGCTGCAGCAGATAAGGCTTTGGAATTGGCTAAAGAAAGTGGTGCAAAACAAATTGTTAAAGAGGCAAGCCTTATGTTATATAAGAAGCATAAAGAATTAAAAAACTATAATAAGGCTTTGTATTATTTTGAAGTGGCTCATGCTGTGGATGATAGTATTCTGGTGACAGAGAATGCCAAAGTTGGCTTTACCCTGCAAGCAAATTATGATCTGGAAAAAAAACATACCCAGATGGCATCAGTACATCAGATAGCGCAGAAAGCCTTGACTAAATATGCTCAGCAACATTACCTTTTTCTGGGAGTTTTATTGGGAATAGGGATAATTGTTTACTTGTTGATTCGTAACATTCTACAGGAAAGAAAGATAGATCAATTATTAGTGAAGCAAAAGATGTCAGAGTTAGCCTATCTGAACGCCCATAAGATACGAGGGCCAGTAGCTTCAATTCTTGGGTTGGTAACATTATATAACCGGGCTAATCTTGCTGATGATTTTAACCAGGTTGTTATCAGTCATATTGATACATCTGCAAAAGAACTGGATCGTATGATACATGAAGTAGCCAATAAGACTCAATTAGTATATCAAATGCATGAGCAGAATGGCGAGAAAATAGAATTGTAA
- a CDS encoding PKD domain-containing protein, whose amino-acid sequence MKTKILLITLCLWAIQGQLLAQTRHFTLDRSLKRTDYAAHTVVVKLRSTTSVNSRTIQSSPKTNSTIQKLGVSEIKKLFPTQQSTNTAKSRLRNGQSFVDLSTIYQIELPEKQDLESAINTLLSDSTIEYAEPLYTGYQPLYTPNDPLITTGAQYALKNIKAYEAWDIHKGSPDVVIGIIDYGFDVTHEDIKNKIQYNTVDPVDGIDNDKDGYIDNYAGWNIIQNSNNLAANNHGTRVAGCATGQANNGLGIAGVAINCPFIPVTGYDPYTGGFAGYAGLVYLAEKGCKVINLSWGRVGPASSLEQDVINYAAINHDVVICASAGNEGSKVSRYWWPASYDNVISVAATGSTDLRWGTQGGSAFNDKVDLAAPGQDIISPVDGNSYSYDSGTSYSSPIVAGAAALVRSMYPELSATEVAQRLIATTDDIYNLTGNSEYIGKLGSGRLNVYKALTATVTKAIALTGISSINAKNQPYLLSGITNELTVNIKNVASPLTNAQISLTSNSSYITISNPTITFGPVATGASIANTTPFQITIGSDVPTNTEVTFTATVTDGSYTRSFSWTTFINPDYLDIDINKTKITTTSNGRLGFSDAYSFWSSGIAANQQAKGNGIRVQNQQLLFEAGLIIATDETHVSDCIRNEAVEYNTNQHFESVRNVDFQDYKLTDVLTGGIIQENWYKEDRIGVQIQHQTYAWKDAPNDQFVIVEYKITNKSGSKLDSLYTGIFADWEIGNRKQNQAGWDSGRKLGYAFNPTGSFPYAGVRLLTEQTPNYYAFDNTSGINIFDGFTNTEKFQAISSGVGRAQTATTTDDIAHMLAAKIENLADGDSVVVAFAILGGNNLADLQKSADAALAKFIEINRSPKPVIANVTTCRGTKVMLTPSPGQTFKFYQKQADGTLKALSIGSELEIDHVEQDTTFFVTNADSLYESDPVAVSVSIFESRFKINKDSLGIADKDVLQITNMTSDAVKWVWNFGDGTTSTEQNPSHTYTKQGDYRITLISENAKGCQDSVAQVIKVFPGILSPKPIVQPVSICAGDSVVLRPSNGTVYGLYSTKFDLLAVGTSFNLGRIYNDTIFYVTASDYIVESDPVIVTIKILQIDAGFSINKDTLDLTLNETLKITDSSSNAVKWVWNFGDGTTSTEQNPSHTYTKQGTYIVSLQVTNINGCIDTYSDTIQVIRTDIANFSLNKDTLDLTLNETLKITDSSSNAVKWVWNFGDGTTSTEQNPSHTYTKQGTYIVSLQVTNTVGNSDTLSKQLVVIGNMHQLTDAIKVAPNPTTSFVNITRSLGLTIEKVKMQIYNSAGTKIYETTNIPYESQFDFSTYSKGLYLIVFSGENQQLVKRIIVN is encoded by the coding sequence GTGAAAACTAAAATTTTACTGATTACATTATGCCTTTGGGCTATTCAAGGGCAGTTGCTTGCCCAAACAAGGCATTTCACATTAGACAGATCACTAAAACGGACTGATTATGCGGCACACACAGTTGTTGTAAAATTACGATCAACTACCAGTGTAAATAGTCGTACAATACAGTCTTCTCCCAAAACCAATAGCACAATACAGAAGTTAGGAGTAAGTGAGATCAAAAAACTTTTTCCAACACAGCAAAGTACTAACACGGCAAAATCTCGTCTCCGAAATGGACAATCATTTGTCGATCTTTCGACAATCTATCAGATTGAACTACCAGAAAAACAAGATCTGGAGTCGGCCATAAACACATTACTATCAGATTCAACAATAGAATATGCCGAGCCTCTATATACAGGTTACCAACCTCTATATACTCCAAATGATCCTTTAATAACAACCGGAGCTCAGTATGCATTAAAAAATATAAAAGCCTATGAGGCATGGGATATTCACAAAGGAAGTCCAGATGTCGTTATTGGAATTATTGATTATGGCTTTGATGTAACACATGAAGATATAAAAAACAAGATTCAATATAATACAGTCGACCCTGTTGATGGTATAGATAATGATAAAGACGGATACATCGATAATTATGCAGGATGGAATATTATACAAAATTCAAATAATCTGGCAGCAAATAATCATGGTACAAGAGTGGCTGGATGTGCAACAGGACAAGCAAATAATGGTCTGGGTATAGCAGGAGTAGCAATAAACTGCCCATTTATTCCTGTAACGGGTTATGACCCCTATACAGGTGGTTTTGCCGGATATGCAGGTTTGGTATATCTGGCAGAAAAGGGGTGTAAAGTTATTAACTTATCATGGGGAAGAGTTGGTCCTGCTTCTTCCTTAGAGCAAGATGTCATTAATTATGCTGCTATTAATCATGATGTAGTCATCTGTGCATCTGCTGGTAATGAAGGTAGTAAAGTATCTCGTTACTGGTGGCCAGCTTCCTATGACAATGTCATTTCTGTGGCAGCAACAGGTTCTACCGATCTGCGATGGGGAACTCAAGGAGGATCAGCATTCAATGACAAAGTTGATCTGGCTGCTCCCGGACAGGATATAATTAGTCCAGTAGATGGCAATTCTTATAGTTATGATAGCGGTACATCTTATTCAAGCCCAATTGTAGCAGGAGCAGCAGCCCTGGTTCGATCCATGTATCCTGAGCTATCAGCTACAGAAGTAGCACAACGCTTAATTGCCACTACAGATGACATTTATAATTTAACAGGTAACAGTGAATACATCGGGAAGTTGGGTAGTGGACGTCTTAACGTATACAAAGCTTTGACAGCTACTGTTACCAAGGCAATAGCTCTTACGGGGATTAGTAGTATAAATGCAAAAAACCAACCATATCTACTTTCTGGTATAACAAATGAATTGACTGTAAACATCAAAAATGTAGCATCACCCTTAACGAATGCTCAAATCAGTTTGACATCTAATTCTTCCTATATTACTATATCCAATCCTACAATCACTTTCGGGCCTGTAGCTACTGGAGCCAGTATTGCCAATACAACTCCATTCCAAATTACAATTGGTAGTGACGTACCTACTAATACAGAAGTTACATTTACAGCAACAGTGACAGATGGCTCTTATACTAGAAGTTTTTCATGGACAACATTTATTAATCCAGATTATCTGGATATAGATATCAATAAAACCAAAATTACTACCACCAGTAATGGGAGATTAGGATTCTCAGATGCATATTCATTTTGGAGTTCAGGGATTGCAGCCAATCAGCAGGCAAAGGGGAATGGTATTCGTGTTCAGAATCAACAACTTTTGTTTGAAGCAGGATTGATTATTGCCACAGACGAAACCCATGTCTCAGATTGTATTCGTAATGAAGCTGTCGAATATAATACCAATCAACATTTTGAATCAGTTCGTAATGTAGACTTTCAGGACTATAAATTAACAGATGTTCTCACAGGAGGTATTATCCAGGAAAACTGGTATAAAGAGGATAGAATTGGAGTTCAAATACAACACCAGACATATGCGTGGAAAGATGCTCCTAATGATCAGTTTGTAATTGTTGAATATAAAATAACAAATAAGAGCGGTAGTAAACTTGATTCTCTATATACTGGAATATTTGCAGATTGGGAAATAGGAAACCGTAAACAAAACCAGGCTGGCTGGGACTCTGGCAGAAAATTAGGTTATGCATTTAACCCTACAGGCAGTTTCCCTTATGCAGGTGTCAGATTGCTTACAGAACAAACACCTAATTATTATGCTTTTGACAATACATCAGGAATAAACATCTTTGATGGTTTTACCAACACAGAAAAATTTCAGGCAATCAGCAGTGGTGTTGGACGTGCCCAAACAGCTACCACAACTGATGATATTGCTCATATGCTGGCAGCAAAAATTGAAAATCTGGCAGATGGAGATTCTGTAGTGGTAGCATTTGCGATACTAGGTGGTAATAATTTAGCTGACTTACAGAAAAGTGCAGATGCGGCTTTAGCCAAATTTATTGAAATCAATCGTAGTCCTAAACCTGTAATCGCCAATGTGACAACCTGTCGAGGTACAAAAGTTATGCTTACGCCCTCACCTGGTCAGACATTTAAGTTTTACCAAAAACAAGCAGATGGCACATTAAAAGCACTTTCCATAGGAAGCGAACTGGAAATAGACCATGTGGAGCAAGATACCACCTTCTTTGTAACCAATGCAGATTCTCTTTACGAAAGTGATCCTGTAGCTGTAAGTGTCAGTATATTCGAATCACGGTTCAAAATAAATAAAGATTCATTGGGAATAGCAGACAAGGATGTTCTGCAAATTACCAATATGACTTCAGATGCGGTGAAATGGGTATGGAATTTTGGAGATGGTACAACCAGCACAGAACAAAATCCTTCACATACCTATACAAAACAAGGTGATTATCGAATAACCCTAATAAGCGAAAATGCTAAAGGATGCCAGGATAGTGTTGCTCAGGTAATAAAAGTTTTCCCTGGAATTTTAAGTCCTAAACCGATAGTTCAGCCAGTTTCAATATGTGCCGGGGACTCGGTTGTACTAAGGCCATCTAATGGAACTGTGTATGGACTATATTCAACAAAGTTTGACTTGTTAGCTGTTGGGACTTCATTTAATCTTGGACGGATCTATAATGATACTATCTTTTATGTTACGGCATCCGACTATATTGTAGAGAGTGACCCTGTTATTGTAACTATAAAAATCTTACAAATTGACGCAGGATTCTCTATCAATAAAGATACACTTGATCTGACACTGAATGAGACGTTAAAAATCACAGATTCGAGTAGCAATGCGGTGAAATGGGTATGGAATTTTGGAGATGGTACAACCAGCACAGAACAAAATCCTTCACATACCTATACAAAACAAGGTACATATATAGTCTCTTTACAGGTAACCAATATTAATGGCTGTATTGATACATATTCAGATACTATTCAAGTTATTCGCACAGATATAGCTAACTTTTCTTTAAATAAAGACACACTTGATCTGACACTGAATGAGACGTTAAAAATCACAGATTCGAGTAGCAATGCGGTGAAATGGGTATGGAATTTTGGAGATGGTACAACCAGCACAGAACAAAATCCTTCACATACCTATACAAAACAAGGTACATATATAGTCTCTTTACAGGTAACCAATACTGTAGGAAACTCTGATACTCTTTCTAAACAACTTGTAGTTATTGGAAATATGCATCAACTAACAGATGCCATAAAAGTTGCACCTAATCCTACAACATCGTTTGTAAATATCACTCGTAGTCTTGGGCTGACAATAGAAAAAGTAAAAATGCAGATCTATAACTCTGCCGGAACAAAAATCTATGAAACTACCAATATCCCTTACGAATCTCAATTTGATTTCAGTACTTACAGCAAAGGTTTATATCTGATTGTTTTTTCAGGAGAGAATCAGCAATTAGTAAAAAGAATTATTGTTAACTAA
- a CDS encoding YbjN domain-containing protein: MTAQIEKVTGMIHQYVESIGLTQEQVFDFEKNIWRWRKGSASIEVFIQTIRFDNGGSRDYLRIFSPLLKIPANDLLSFYRHLLQLNDTNLGVKITIMPNSNWVYATYERDIRGMDYHELATCIADMEYWADTLDDELKNAFPDWNN; encoded by the coding sequence ATGACTGCACAAATTGAAAAAGTAACAGGAATGATTCATCAGTATGTTGAATCGATTGGATTAACACAGGAACAGGTTTTTGATTTTGAGAAAAACATATGGCGATGGCGTAAAGGATCTGCCAGTATTGAAGTTTTTATTCAAACTATTCGTTTTGATAATGGTGGGAGTAGAGATTACTTACGTATTTTCTCCCCTCTGTTAAAAATTCCAGCTAATGACCTGCTTTCTTTTTATCGGCATTTGTTGCAGTTAAATGATACAAACCTGGGAGTAAAAATCACCATTATGCCTAATAGTAACTGGGTATATGCTACCTATGAGCGGGATATTCGGGGAATGGACTATCATGAACTGGCTACCTGTATAGCTGATATGGAGTATTGGGCAGATACACTGGATGATGAGTTGAAAAACGCATTTCCTGACTGGAACAACTGA
- a CDS encoding sulfite oxidase-like oxidoreductase: MSDEQSSEKLDRIIDARMKLKARFEEKMKQTPSVSDNKPLGSGPTNRHGMPLVPVGQHVTEKWPVLDLGYHPNIPLNKWRLIVDGEVENPVMLTWDEFMALPQTDDTSDFHCVTTWSKLDMHWQGVRFMDLAALVQPKETATHVMCYGYDTYTTNISLEEALKPDVLLVHTVDGKPLPLEHGGPARVITPQLYAWKGSKWIKRIEFLSANRLGFWEERGYSNTAYPWRNDRYS; the protein is encoded by the coding sequence ATGTCAGATGAACAAAGCTCTGAAAAACTGGACCGTATTATAGATGCGCGTATGAAACTGAAGGCTCGTTTTGAAGAAAAGATGAAACAGACTCCTTCAGTTTCGGATAATAAACCTTTGGGTAGCGGACCTACTAACAGACATGGTATGCCTCTCGTACCTGTTGGGCAGCATGTAACTGAAAAATGGCCTGTGTTAGATTTGGGATACCACCCCAATATTCCATTAAACAAATGGAGGTTAATTGTGGATGGCGAGGTAGAAAATCCTGTAATGCTTACCTGGGATGAATTTATGGCTTTGCCTCAGACAGATGATACCTCTGATTTTCATTGTGTTACTACCTGGTCAAAGTTAGATATGCACTGGCAGGGTGTTCGCTTTATGGACTTAGCTGCTTTGGTACAACCTAAGGAGACTGCTACACATGTTATGTGTTACGGATATGATACTTACACTACTAATATATCTTTAGAAGAGGCTTTGAAGCCAGACGTATTGTTGGTTCATACTGTAGATGGCAAACCTTTGCCTCTTGAGCATGGAGGGCCTGCTCGGGTCATTACTCCACAATTATATGCCTGGAAAGGGTCAAAATGGATTAAACGAATTGAATTTTTGTCTGCTAATCGCTTGGGATTTTGGGAAGAGCGGGGTTATTCCAATACTGCCTATCCTTGGCGTAATGATAGATATAGCTGA